From Peromyscus maniculatus bairdii isolate BWxNUB_F1_BW_parent chromosome 19, HU_Pman_BW_mat_3.1, whole genome shotgun sequence, the proteins below share one genomic window:
- the Brd8 gene encoding bromodomain-containing protein 8 isoform X12, with protein sequence MRSGDQNWVSVSRAIKPFAEPGRPPDWFSQKHCASQYSELLETTETPKRKRGEKGEVVETVEDVIVRKLTAERVEELKKVIKETQERYRRLKRDAELIQAGHMDSRLDELCNDIAMKKKLEEEEAEVKRKATDAAYQARQAVKTPPRRLPTVMVRSPIDSASPGGDYPLGDLTPTTMEEATSGVNESEMSVASGHLNSTGVLLEVGGVLPMIHGGEMQPTTSTVAASPAASGAPTLSRLLEAGPTQFSTPLPSFTAVASEPPVKLGPPPGESVSQATIVMMPALPAPSSAPAVSTPDSVAPVSQPESCVPLEAVGDPHTVTVSMDSSEISMIINSIKEECFRSGVAEAPGGSKAPSIDGKEDLDLAEKMDIAVSYTGEELDFETVGDIIAIIEDKVDDHPEVLDVAAVEAALSFCEENDDPQSLPGPWEHPIQQERDKPVSLPAPEMTVKQERLDFEEPENKGIHELVDIRESGVEIKVEPAEPEPGMSGAEIVAGVGPVSSMEPPELRSQDLDEEPRSSAAGEIGETDGPGGKGDEMPLSTVKTEASPESMLSPSHGSNPIEDPLEAETQHKFEMSDPLKEESGTIFGSQIKDAPGEEEEEDGVSEVASLEEPKEEDQGEGYLSEMDNEPPVSESDDGFSIHNATLQSHTLADSIPSSPASSQFSVCSEDQEAIQAQKIWKKAIMLVWRAAANHRYANVFLQPVTDDIAPGYHSIVQRPMDLSTIKKNIENGLIRSTAEFQRDIMLMFQNAVMYNSSDHDVYHMAVEMQRDVLEQIQQFLATQLIMQTSESGISAKSLRGRDSTRKQDASEKDSVPMGSPAFLLSLFMGCEWVWLDSGHDYRDDSELSNDCRSLFSSWDSSLDLDVGSWRETEAPDTEAEDLEESSPERESSEFLVEDVESEEPQEEAEQGSSQNPLHSLSEGEAQQDSKEEDQGEGDASDVEDQPPLGDYDDGVGIQETPLVDILYNCSNSSQLNDLSQGDPIQDHFLFKKTLLQVWKMIASHRFSSPFLKPVSEKQAPGYKDVVKRPMDLTTLKRNLSKGRIHTMAEFQRDLMLMFQNAVMYNDSDHHIYHMAVEMQREVLEQIQVLSTWLDKRKDLSSLG encoded by the exons gGTATCGGTTAGCAGAGCAATCAAGCCTTTTGCAGAACCTGGCCGGCCTCCAGACTGGTTTTCTCAAAAA caTTGTGCTTCTCAGTATTCAGAGCTCTTAGAGACTACTGAAACTCCAAA ACGGAAACGGGGTGAGAAAGGAGAAGTGGTAGAAACTGTTGAAGATGTTATTGTTCGGAAATTGACTGCTGAGAGAGTTGAGGAACTAAAGAAGGTGataaaggaaacacaggagagatacAG gcGGCTAAAAAGAGATGCAGAACTAATTCAAGCCGGACACATGGACAGCAGGCTGGATGAGCTTTGCAATGACATTGCAAT gaaaaagaaattggaggaggaagaggctgaaGTGAAAAGGAAGGCTACAGATGCTGCCTACCAGG CTCGGCAAGCAGTCAAAACACCTCCTCGAAGGCTGCCCACTGTGATGGTCCGCTCACCTATAGATTCTGCCTCCCCAGGAGGTGATTATCCACTTGGAGACTTGACTCCAACCACTATGGAAGAGGCTACCTCTGGG GTCAATGAGAGTGAGATGTCTGTGGCTTCTGGCCATCTGAACAGCACAGGTGTGCTCCTGGAGGTAGGCGGGGTTCTTCCCATGATACATGGTGGGGAGATGCAGCCAACAACCAGTACTGTTGCAGCCTCCCCTGCTGCCTCAG GTGCTCCCACTCTTTCCCGGCTTTTAGAAGCTGGCCCTACACAGTTCAgcactcctcttccctccttcactgCTGTTGCCAGTGAGCCTCCAGTTAAACTCGGGCCTCCCCCTGGAGAGTCTGTGTCCCAGGCTACCATTGTCATGATGCCTGCGCTGCCAGCACCGTCCTCTGCTCCGGCTGTCTCCACTCCTGACAGTGTAGCTCCAG TGAGTCAGCCTGAGAGCTGTGTTCCCCTGGAAGCTGTGGGGGATCCACATACTGTGACTGTTTCCATGGATAGCAGTGAAATCTCCATGATCATTAATTCTATCAAAGAAGAGTGTTTCCGGTCAGGAGTAGCAGAGGCGCCTGGTGGATCAAAGGCTCCAAGCATAGATGGGAAGGAAGATTTAGATTTGGCGGAGAAGATGGATATTGCTGTGTCTTACACAGGTGAAGAGTTGGACTTTGAAACAGTTGGAGATATTATTGCCATCATTGAAGACAAG GTTGATGATCACCCTGAAGTGCTGGATGTGGCAGCTGTAGAAGCAGCACTGTCATTCTGTGAAGAAAACGATgaccctcagtccctacctggcCCTTGGGAGCACCCTATCCAGCAGGAGCGGGACAAGCCAGTATCTCTTCCAGCACCAGAGATGACAGTCAAACAAGAGAGGCTCGACTTTGAGGAACCCGAAAACAAAGGAATCCATGAACTGGTAGACATCAGGGAGTCAGGTGTGGAGATTAAGGTGGAACctgcagagccagagccaggcatgtCAGGGGCGGAGATAGTAGCTGGAGTCGGTCCAGTCTCAAGTATGGAGCCACCAGAACTCAGGAGTCAAGACTTAGATGAAGAGCCTAGAAGTTCTGCAGCTGGAGAGATTGGTGAAACAGATGGTCCTGGTGGGAAAGGCGATGAGATGCCACTTTCAACTGTGAAGACAGAG GCATCCCCTGAAAGCATGTTGTCTCCATCACATGGCTCAAATCCTATTGAAGATCCTTTAGAGGCAGAGACTCAACACAAGTTTGAAATGTCAG ACCCATTGAAAGAAGAATCAGGGACTATTTTTGGAAGCCAGATAAAG GATGCTccgggtgaggaggaggaagaagacggAGTCAGTGAGGTAGCTAGCCTAGAAGAGCCTAAGGAAGAGGATCAAGGAGAAGGCTATTTGTCTGAGATGGATAATGAACCCCCTGTGAGCGAAAGTGATGATGGCTTTAGTATCCATAATGCCACACTGCAGTCACACACGCTGGCAGACTCTATCCCAAGCAGCCCTGCCTCCTCACAGTT CTCTGTGTGCAGTGAAGATCAAGAAGCAATTCAGGCTCAGAAAATATGGAAGAAAGCCATTATGCTTGTGTGGAGGGCTGCAGCAAATCACAG GTATGCCAATGTGTTCCTGCAACCTGTCACAGATGACATAGCACCGGGCTATCATAGCATCGTGCAGAG accTATGGATTTGtcaacaattaagaaaaacattgaaaatggACTGATCCGCAGCACAGCCGAGTTTCAGCGTGACATCATGCTGATGTTTCAGAATGCTGTTATGTATAACAGCTCAGACCATGATGTGTATCACATGGCAGTAGAGATGCAAAGAGATGTCCTGGAACAGATCCAG CAATTCTTGGCCACACAGTTGATTATGCAAACATCTGAGTCTGGAATCAGTGCTAAAAGTCTTCGGGGGAGAGATTCTACCCGAAAACAAGATGCTTCAGAGAAG GACAGTGTCCCCATGggctctcctgccttccttctctctctcttt ATGGGGTGTGAGTGGGTTTGGTTGGATTCTGGACATGACTATCGTGATGACTCTGAGCTGAGCAATGACTGCAGGTCCCTCTTCAGCTCCTGGGACTCCAGTCTGGACCTTGATGTGGGCAgctggagggaaactgaggctccagaTACGGAGGCTGAAGACCTAGAGGAAAGCAGCCCCGAGAGAGAATCGAGTGAGTTTCTTGTGGAAGATGTGGAGAGTGAAGAACCTCAGGAGGAGGCCGAGCAAGGCAGCAGCCAGAATCCCCTCCACTCCCTCTCCGAG GGGGAGGCTCAGCAAGACTCCAAAGAGGAGGACCAGGGTGAAGGGGATGCTTCAGATGTGGAAGACCAGCCCCCTTTAGGTGACTATGATGATGGCGTGGGCATTCAGGAAACTCCCCTGGTGGATATCCTTTACAACTGTTCCAACTCCTCACAACT GAATGACCTAAGCCAAGGTGATCCTATTCAGGATCATTTCCTATTTAAGAAGACTCTTTTGCAAGTCTGGAAGATGATTGCCAGTCACAG GTTCAGCAGTCCATTTCTGAAACCTGTGTCAGAAAAGCAGGCCCCGGGATACAAGGATGTGGTGAAAAG ACCCATGGACTTAACAACCCTGAAAAGGAACCTGTCTAAGGGACGCATTCACACCATGGCTGAATTCCAGCGGGATCTGATGCTGATGTTCCAGAACGCTGTGATGTACAATGACTCTGACCACCACATATACCACATGGCTGTGGAGATGCAGCGCGAAGTCTTGGAGCAGATCCAG GTGCTGAGTACTTGGTTAGACAAAAGGAAGGACTTGAGTAGTCTGGGGTGA
- the Brd8 gene encoding bromodomain-containing protein 8 isoform X1 gives MATGTGKHKLLSTGPTEPWSIREKLCLASSVMRSGDQNWVSVSRAIKPFAEPGRPPDWFSQKHCASQYSELLETTETPKRKRGEKGEVVETVEDVIVRKLTAERVEELKKVIKETQERYRRLKRDAELIQAGHMDSRLDELCNDIAISFFRKKKLEEEEAEVKRKATDAAYQARQAVKTPPRRLPTVMVRSPIDSASPGGDYPLGDLTPTTMEEATSGVTPGTLPSTPVTSFPGIPDTLPPGSAPLEAPMTPVTDDSPQKKMLGQKATPPPSPLLSELLKKGSLLPTSPRLVNESEMSVASGHLNSTGVLLEVGGVLPMIHGGEMQPTTSTVAASPAASGAPTLSRLLEAGPTQFSTPLPSFTAVASEPPVKLGPPPGESVSQATIVMMPALPAPSSAPAVSTPDSVAPVSQPESCVPLEAVGDPHTVTVSMDSSEISMIINSIKEECFRSGVAEAPGGSKAPSIDGKEDLDLAEKMDIAVSYTGEELDFETVGDIIAIIEDKVDDHPEVLDVAAVEAALSFCEENDDPQSLPGPWEHPIQQERDKPVSLPAPEMTVKQERLDFEEPENKGIHELVDIRESGVEIKVEPAEPEPGMSGAEIVAGVGPVSSMEPPELRSQDLDEEPRSSAAGEIGETDGPGGKGDEMPLSTVKTEASPESMLSPSHGSNPIEDPLEAETQHKFEMSDPLKEESGTIFGSQIKDAPGEEEEEDGVSEVASLEEPKEEDQGEGYLSEMDNEPPVSESDDGFSIHNATLQSHTLADSIPSSPASSQFSVCSEDQEAIQAQKIWKKAIMLVWRAAANHRYANVFLQPVTDDIAPGYHSIVQRPMDLSTIKKNIENGLIRSTAEFQRDIMLMFQNAVMYNSSDHDVYHMAVEMQRDVLEQIQQFLATQLIMQTSESGISAKSLRGRDSTRKQDASEKDSVPMGSPAFLLSLFMGCEWVWLDSGHDYRDDSELSNDCRSLFSSWDSSLDLDVGSWRETEAPDTEAEDLEESSPERESSEFLVEDVESEEPQEEAEQGSSQNPLHSLSEGEAQQDSKEEDQGEGDASDVEDQPPLGDYDDGVGIQETPLVDILYNCSNSSQLNDLSQGDPIQDHFLFKKTLLQVWKMIASHRFSSPFLKPVSEKQAPGYKDVVKRPMDLTTLKRNLSKGRIHTMAEFQRDLMLMFQNAVMYNDSDHHIYHMAVEMQREVLEQIQVLSTWLDKRKDLSSLG, from the exons gGTATCGGTTAGCAGAGCAATCAAGCCTTTTGCAGAACCTGGCCGGCCTCCAGACTGGTTTTCTCAAAAA caTTGTGCTTCTCAGTATTCAGAGCTCTTAGAGACTACTGAAACTCCAAA ACGGAAACGGGGTGAGAAAGGAGAAGTGGTAGAAACTGTTGAAGATGTTATTGTTCGGAAATTGACTGCTGAGAGAGTTGAGGAACTAAAGAAGGTGataaaggaaacacaggagagatacAG gcGGCTAAAAAGAGATGCAGAACTAATTCAAGCCGGACACATGGACAGCAGGCTGGATGAGCTTTGCAATGACATTGCAAT TTCCTTctttaggaaaaagaaattggaggaggaagaggctgaaGTGAAAAGGAAGGCTACAGATGCTGCCTACCAGG CTCGGCAAGCAGTCAAAACACCTCCTCGAAGGCTGCCCACTGTGATGGTCCGCTCACCTATAGATTCTGCCTCCCCAGGAGGTGATTATCCACTTGGAGACTTGACTCCAACCACTATGGAAGAGGCTACCTCTGGG GTAACCCCTGGGACTTTGCCGAGTACCCCAGTCACCTCGTTTCCTGGGATTCCTGACACCCTTCCTCCAGGCTCTGCACCCTTAGAAGCCCCCATGACCCCAGTAACAGATGATTCACCCCAGAAAAAGATGCTTGGACAGAAAGCAactccacccccctcccctctgctGTCAGAGCTCTTGAAGAAGGGCAGCCTCCTGCCTACTAGCCCCAGACTG GTCAATGAGAGTGAGATGTCTGTGGCTTCTGGCCATCTGAACAGCACAGGTGTGCTCCTGGAGGTAGGCGGGGTTCTTCCCATGATACATGGTGGGGAGATGCAGCCAACAACCAGTACTGTTGCAGCCTCCCCTGCTGCCTCAG GTGCTCCCACTCTTTCCCGGCTTTTAGAAGCTGGCCCTACACAGTTCAgcactcctcttccctccttcactgCTGTTGCCAGTGAGCCTCCAGTTAAACTCGGGCCTCCCCCTGGAGAGTCTGTGTCCCAGGCTACCATTGTCATGATGCCTGCGCTGCCAGCACCGTCCTCTGCTCCGGCTGTCTCCACTCCTGACAGTGTAGCTCCAG TGAGTCAGCCTGAGAGCTGTGTTCCCCTGGAAGCTGTGGGGGATCCACATACTGTGACTGTTTCCATGGATAGCAGTGAAATCTCCATGATCATTAATTCTATCAAAGAAGAGTGTTTCCGGTCAGGAGTAGCAGAGGCGCCTGGTGGATCAAAGGCTCCAAGCATAGATGGGAAGGAAGATTTAGATTTGGCGGAGAAGATGGATATTGCTGTGTCTTACACAGGTGAAGAGTTGGACTTTGAAACAGTTGGAGATATTATTGCCATCATTGAAGACAAG GTTGATGATCACCCTGAAGTGCTGGATGTGGCAGCTGTAGAAGCAGCACTGTCATTCTGTGAAGAAAACGATgaccctcagtccctacctggcCCTTGGGAGCACCCTATCCAGCAGGAGCGGGACAAGCCAGTATCTCTTCCAGCACCAGAGATGACAGTCAAACAAGAGAGGCTCGACTTTGAGGAACCCGAAAACAAAGGAATCCATGAACTGGTAGACATCAGGGAGTCAGGTGTGGAGATTAAGGTGGAACctgcagagccagagccaggcatgtCAGGGGCGGAGATAGTAGCTGGAGTCGGTCCAGTCTCAAGTATGGAGCCACCAGAACTCAGGAGTCAAGACTTAGATGAAGAGCCTAGAAGTTCTGCAGCTGGAGAGATTGGTGAAACAGATGGTCCTGGTGGGAAAGGCGATGAGATGCCACTTTCAACTGTGAAGACAGAG GCATCCCCTGAAAGCATGTTGTCTCCATCACATGGCTCAAATCCTATTGAAGATCCTTTAGAGGCAGAGACTCAACACAAGTTTGAAATGTCAG ACCCATTGAAAGAAGAATCAGGGACTATTTTTGGAAGCCAGATAAAG GATGCTccgggtgaggaggaggaagaagacggAGTCAGTGAGGTAGCTAGCCTAGAAGAGCCTAAGGAAGAGGATCAAGGAGAAGGCTATTTGTCTGAGATGGATAATGAACCCCCTGTGAGCGAAAGTGATGATGGCTTTAGTATCCATAATGCCACACTGCAGTCACACACGCTGGCAGACTCTATCCCAAGCAGCCCTGCCTCCTCACAGTT CTCTGTGTGCAGTGAAGATCAAGAAGCAATTCAGGCTCAGAAAATATGGAAGAAAGCCATTATGCTTGTGTGGAGGGCTGCAGCAAATCACAG GTATGCCAATGTGTTCCTGCAACCTGTCACAGATGACATAGCACCGGGCTATCATAGCATCGTGCAGAG accTATGGATTTGtcaacaattaagaaaaacattgaaaatggACTGATCCGCAGCACAGCCGAGTTTCAGCGTGACATCATGCTGATGTTTCAGAATGCTGTTATGTATAACAGCTCAGACCATGATGTGTATCACATGGCAGTAGAGATGCAAAGAGATGTCCTGGAACAGATCCAG CAATTCTTGGCCACACAGTTGATTATGCAAACATCTGAGTCTGGAATCAGTGCTAAAAGTCTTCGGGGGAGAGATTCTACCCGAAAACAAGATGCTTCAGAGAAG GACAGTGTCCCCATGggctctcctgccttccttctctctctcttt ATGGGGTGTGAGTGGGTTTGGTTGGATTCTGGACATGACTATCGTGATGACTCTGAGCTGAGCAATGACTGCAGGTCCCTCTTCAGCTCCTGGGACTCCAGTCTGGACCTTGATGTGGGCAgctggagggaaactgaggctccagaTACGGAGGCTGAAGACCTAGAGGAAAGCAGCCCCGAGAGAGAATCGAGTGAGTTTCTTGTGGAAGATGTGGAGAGTGAAGAACCTCAGGAGGAGGCCGAGCAAGGCAGCAGCCAGAATCCCCTCCACTCCCTCTCCGAG GGGGAGGCTCAGCAAGACTCCAAAGAGGAGGACCAGGGTGAAGGGGATGCTTCAGATGTGGAAGACCAGCCCCCTTTAGGTGACTATGATGATGGCGTGGGCATTCAGGAAACTCCCCTGGTGGATATCCTTTACAACTGTTCCAACTCCTCACAACT GAATGACCTAAGCCAAGGTGATCCTATTCAGGATCATTTCCTATTTAAGAAGACTCTTTTGCAAGTCTGGAAGATGATTGCCAGTCACAG GTTCAGCAGTCCATTTCTGAAACCTGTGTCAGAAAAGCAGGCCCCGGGATACAAGGATGTGGTGAAAAG ACCCATGGACTTAACAACCCTGAAAAGGAACCTGTCTAAGGGACGCATTCACACCATGGCTGAATTCCAGCGGGATCTGATGCTGATGTTCCAGAACGCTGTGATGTACAATGACTCTGACCACCACATATACCACATGGCTGTGGAGATGCAGCGCGAAGTCTTGGAGCAGATCCAG GTGCTGAGTACTTGGTTAGACAAAAGGAAGGACTTGAGTAGTCTGGGGTGA
- the Brd8 gene encoding bromodomain-containing protein 8 isoform X20 yields MDNEPPVSESDDGFSIHNATLQSHTLADSIPSSPASSQFSVCSEDQEAIQAQKIWKKAIMLVWRAAANHRYANVFLQPVTDDIAPGYHSIVQRPMDLSTIKKNIENGLIRSTAEFQRDIMLMFQNAVMYNSSDHDVYHMAVEMQRDVLEQIQQFLATQLIMQTSESGISAKSLRGRDSTRKQDASEKDSVPMGSPAFLLSLFMGCEWVWLDSGHDYRDDSELSNDCRSLFSSWDSSLDLDVGSWRETEAPDTEAEDLEESSPERESSEFLVEDVESEEPQEEAEQGSSQNPLHSLSEGEAQQDSKEEDQGEGDASDVEDQPPLGDYDDGVGIQETPLVDILYNCSNSSQLNDLSQGDPIQDHFLFKKTLLQVWKMIASHRFSSPFLKPVSEKQAPGYKDVVKRPMDLTTLKRNLSKGRIHTMAEFQRDLMLMFQNAVMYNDSDHHIYHMAVEMQREVLEQIQVLSTWLDKRKDLSSLG; encoded by the exons ATGGATAATGAACCCCCTGTGAGCGAAAGTGATGATGGCTTTAGTATCCATAATGCCACACTGCAGTCACACACGCTGGCAGACTCTATCCCAAGCAGCCCTGCCTCCTCACAGTT CTCTGTGTGCAGTGAAGATCAAGAAGCAATTCAGGCTCAGAAAATATGGAAGAAAGCCATTATGCTTGTGTGGAGGGCTGCAGCAAATCACAG GTATGCCAATGTGTTCCTGCAACCTGTCACAGATGACATAGCACCGGGCTATCATAGCATCGTGCAGAG accTATGGATTTGtcaacaattaagaaaaacattgaaaatggACTGATCCGCAGCACAGCCGAGTTTCAGCGTGACATCATGCTGATGTTTCAGAATGCTGTTATGTATAACAGCTCAGACCATGATGTGTATCACATGGCAGTAGAGATGCAAAGAGATGTCCTGGAACAGATCCAG CAATTCTTGGCCACACAGTTGATTATGCAAACATCTGAGTCTGGAATCAGTGCTAAAAGTCTTCGGGGGAGAGATTCTACCCGAAAACAAGATGCTTCAGAGAAG GACAGTGTCCCCATGggctctcctgccttccttctctctctcttt ATGGGGTGTGAGTGGGTTTGGTTGGATTCTGGACATGACTATCGTGATGACTCTGAGCTGAGCAATGACTGCAGGTCCCTCTTCAGCTCCTGGGACTCCAGTCTGGACCTTGATGTGGGCAgctggagggaaactgaggctccagaTACGGAGGCTGAAGACCTAGAGGAAAGCAGCCCCGAGAGAGAATCGAGTGAGTTTCTTGTGGAAGATGTGGAGAGTGAAGAACCTCAGGAGGAGGCCGAGCAAGGCAGCAGCCAGAATCCCCTCCACTCCCTCTCCGAG GGGGAGGCTCAGCAAGACTCCAAAGAGGAGGACCAGGGTGAAGGGGATGCTTCAGATGTGGAAGACCAGCCCCCTTTAGGTGACTATGATGATGGCGTGGGCATTCAGGAAACTCCCCTGGTGGATATCCTTTACAACTGTTCCAACTCCTCACAACT GAATGACCTAAGCCAAGGTGATCCTATTCAGGATCATTTCCTATTTAAGAAGACTCTTTTGCAAGTCTGGAAGATGATTGCCAGTCACAG GTTCAGCAGTCCATTTCTGAAACCTGTGTCAGAAAAGCAGGCCCCGGGATACAAGGATGTGGTGAAAAG ACCCATGGACTTAACAACCCTGAAAAGGAACCTGTCTAAGGGACGCATTCACACCATGGCTGAATTCCAGCGGGATCTGATGCTGATGTTCCAGAACGCTGTGATGTACAATGACTCTGACCACCACATATACCACATGGCTGTGGAGATGCAGCGCGAAGTCTTGGAGCAGATCCAG GTGCTGAGTACTTGGTTAGACAAAAGGAAGGACTTGAGTAGTCTGGGGTGA